In one Lolium rigidum isolate FL_2022 chromosome 3, APGP_CSIRO_Lrig_0.1, whole genome shotgun sequence genomic region, the following are encoded:
- the LOC124703933 gene encoding ribonuclease TUDOR 1-like: MASNTGASGWLRGKVKAVTSGDCLLIMGSTKAEIPPEKSITLSYLMAPRLARRNGVDEPFAWESREFLRKHCIGKEVTFRVDYTAPNIGREFGTVYLGDKNVAYLVVAAGWARVKEQGPKGGEQSPSLAELQRLEDLAKEQGLGRWSKEPGAAEESIRDLPPSAIGESSGFDAKGFVVENKGKSLEAVVEQVRDGSTVRVYLLPSFQFVQIYVAGVQAPSMGRRPPNPAVVAEADGTAEDTANGEDSVEAPAPLTTAQRLAASAVSTEIPPDSWGRQAKHFTETRVLNRDVRIVVEGTDTYNNIIGSVYYPDGDTAKDLSLELVKNGLAKYVEWSANMLDIEVKIKLKNAELQAKDEKLRMWNAFKPPVTDSKPIHDQKFTGKVVEVVSGDCIIVADDAAPLGSPLAERRVNLSSIRAPKLGNPRREDYQPVKFARESKEFLRTRLIGKQVSVEMEYSRRISTMDGQNGVPATKMADTRVLDYGSVFQASPSQAGGDDTSSIPSTGNQPRINVAELLLSRGFANISKHRDYEERSHYFDVLLAAHSRAEKGKKGLHSEKIPPAMHITDLTMVNAKKAKDFLPFLQRSRRHTAIVEYVFSGHRFKLTIPKETCSIAFSLSGVRCPGKDEPYSSEAIALMRRMILQRDVEIEVEAVDRTGTFIGSLWESKTNMSSVLLEAGLAKLSSFALDRIPDAHVLTRAEKSAKQQKLKIWENYVEGEVVSNGAASASKQKEILKVVATEVLGGGKFYAQAVGDQRVSSIQQQLASLKLKDAPVIGAFNPVKGEIVLAQFSLDNSWNRAMIVNGPRGAVESVDDKFEVFYIDFGNQEVVTYSRIRPADPSISSSPALAQLCSLAFIKVPGLEDDCGQEAAEYLSERLLSSSKQYQAMIEERDTSGGKSRGQGTGTILIVTLVDPETESSINAAMLEEGLARLERSKRWDTMERKTALKNLEEFQEKAKKQRVGLWIYGDVDSDEDEQAPVGRKPVARR, from the exons ATGGCATCAAACACAGGAGCTTCAGGATGGCTAAGGGGTAAGGTGAAGGCCGTGACTTCTGGGGACTGTCTTCTCATCATGGGGAGCACAAAGGCAGAGATCCCGCCAGAGAAGTCCATCACTCTGTCGTATCTTATGGCCCCAAGGCTG GCTCGTCGTAATGGAGTGGATGAACCATTTGCTTGGGAAAGCAGAGAGTTTCTGAGGAAACACTGCATAGGAAAG GAGGTCACATTTAGAGTGGATTACACAGCTCCCAACATTGGACGAGAATTCGGCACTGTTTACCTCGGTGACAAGAATGTTGCCTACTTGGTAGTTGCTGCAGGATGGGCAAGG GTAAAGGAGCAAGGCCCGAAGGGGGGTGAACAAAGCCCATCGCTTGCTGAGCTGCAAAGGTTGGAGGACCTTGCTAAGGAACAGGGTTTAGGGCGTTGGAGCAAG GAACCTGGTGCTGCTGAAGAATCTATAAGAGATCTTCCACCATCAGCAATTGGTGAGTCGAGTGGTTTTGATGCGAAGGGTTTTGTGGTTGAGAATAAAGGCAAGAGCTTGGAAGCAGTTGTCGAACAAGTTCGCGATGGCAGTACCGTTCGTGTTTACCTGCTCCCAAGTTTCCAATTTGTACAGATCTATGTTGCTGGAGTACAG GCTCCATCCATGGGGAGACGCCCACCGAATCCAGCTGTTGTTGCGGAAGCAGATGGCACTGCCGAAGACACTGCAAATGGTGAAGATTCTGTGGAAGCTCCTGCACCACTGACAACAGCACAGAGGCTTGCTGCATCGGCAGTCTCTACTGAAATTCCACCAGATAGTTGGGGAAGACAGGCTAAACACTTCACAGAGACTCGAGTTTTGAACAGAGAT gtGAGGATTGTGGTCGAGGGCACAGATACTTATAATAATATAATTGGTTCGGTGTATTACCCTGACGGTGATACCGCAAAGGACTTGTCCCTTGAGCTTGTCAAAAAT GGACTTGCGAAATATGTTGAGTGGAGTGCGAACATGCTAGACATTGAAGTCAAAATAAAGCTGAAGAATGCCGAACTTCAGGCAAAAGATGAAAAGCTTAGAATGTGGAATGCATTTAAGCCACCAGTGACAGACTCGAAGCCTATCCATGACCAGAAATTCACTGGAAAA GTGGTGGAAGTGGTGAGCGGTGATTGTATTATTGTTGCTGACGATGCTGCTCCACTTGGCAGTCCTTTAGCAGAACGGCGGGTTAATCTGTCTAGTATTAGAGCTCCTAAGCTAGGCAATCCTCGCAGAGAGGACTATCAGCCTGTCAAATTTGCTCGTGAATCTAAGGAGTTTTTGCGCACACGGTTGATTGGCAAACAA GTGAGTGTGGAAATGGAATATTCTAGAAGGATCAGCACCATGGATGGACAGAATGGTGTGCCCGCAACAAAGATGGCTGATACCAGAGTTTTGGATTATGGTTCGGTTTTTCAAGCTTCGCCATCACAGGCTGGCGGAGATGACACATCGTCTATTCCGAGCACAGGAAACCAGCCTAGAATTAATGTTGCTGAGCTTTTGCTCTCGCGGGGATTTGCTAATATATCGAAACACCGTGACTATGAGGAAAGATCACATTATTTTGATGTTCTATTAGCTGCTCACTCACGTGCTGAGAAAGGGAAGAAAGGACTCCATTCTGAGAAGATTCCTCCTGCGATGCATATAACTGATTTAACGATG GTAAATgctaagaaggccaaagacttcCTTCCCTTCCTACAGCGGAGTAGGAGGCACACAGCCATTGTTGAATATGTTTTCAGTGGCCATCGTTTCAAACTTACAATTCCAAAGGAGACTTGCAGCATCGCCTTTTCATTGTCCGGTGTTAGATGccctggtaaagatgagccctacTCGAGTGAAGCTATTGCTTTGATGAGGAGGATGATTCTACAGCGTGATGTTGAG ATTGAGGTGGAAGCAGTTGATAGAACTGGAACATTTATAGGGTCCTTGTGGGAGTCCAAGACCAACATGTCTTCTGTTCTTTTGGAGGCTGGCTTGGCCAAGCTTAGTTCATTTGCGTTGGATAGGATTCCAGATGCTCATGTTCTCACAAGAGCGGAAAAGTCTGCAAAGCAGCAGAAACTGAAG ATATGGGAGAACTACGTTGAGGGTGAAGTAGTTTCAAATGgagcagcctctgcatccaaacaAAAAGAAATTCTTAAG GTTGTTGCTACTGAGGTTCTTGGTGGTGGAAAGTTCTATGCCCAGGCAGTTGGTGACCAGAGAGTATCTTCCATTCAACAACAGCTTGCATCGTTGAAACTTAAAGATGCACCAGTCATTGGTGCTTTTAATCCTGTGAAGGGAGAGATAGTCCTTGCTCAGTTTAGCCTTGACAACTCCTGGAATAGAGCCATG ATTGTTAATGGACCTCGAGGAGCTGTAGAGTCTGTAGATGACAAGTTTGAAGTATTCTACATTGATTTTGGTAACCAGGAAGTGGTTACTTACAGTCGCATACGGCCTGCAGACCCATCAATATCCTCCTCTCCTGCTCTTGCTCAGCTGTGCAGTCTTGCCTTCATAAAAGTACCTGGTCTGGAAGATGATTGTGGTCAGGAAGCAGCCGAGTATCTTAGTGAACGCCTTCTCAGCAGTTCAAAACAGTACCAGGCAATGATTGAAGAGCGTGACACTTCTGGTGGAAAATCAAGGGGACAGGGCACTGGAACTATTCTCATTGTGACTCTTGTTGATCCTGAGACAGAATCCAGCATAAATGCTGCTATGCTTGAG GAAGGGCTTGCTCGGCTTGAAAGAAGCAAGAGATGGGACACCATGGAGAGGAAGACAGCCCTCAAGAACCTGGAAGAGTTCCAGGAGAAAGCAAAGAAGCAAAGGGTGGGGCTGTGGATCTATGGAGATGTCGATTCCGACGAGGATGAGCAAGCTCCAGTAGGAAGGAAACCTGTAGCGCGTCGGTAG